Below is a genomic region from Citrobacter telavivensis.
AAGCAGTTCCTCGCTCAGAATGTCCTGCGGCGTTCCCGTTGCCACAATCTGCCCACGTTGCATAACCATCAGCGAGTCACAGAACATAGACGCATGGTTGAGATCGTGGATAGCCACAATGCTGGTCACTGGCAGTTCACTGATCAGATGCATTAATTGCATTTGATGGTGAATATCCAGGTGGTTGGTGGGTTCGTCCAGTAGAATTTCGGTGGGGGCTTGCGCCAGCGCACGGGCGATATGTACCCGCTGGCGTTCACCGCCGGATAAACTGAGCCAACCTTGTTCGCATTTTTCCAGCATATCAACCCGCTGTAAGGCTGCGTTGACCGTTTCGTCGTCGTGCGTGCTCCAGTTAGAGAAGGGGGAGTGATGGGGAATGCGGCCAAGTTTTACGACATCACGCACGCGCATGTTTGCATCGGTCATGCCGTGTTGTTCAACGAAAGCTACCCGACGGGCAAGTTGCTTTTTGGGTATACGGGATAGGTTTTTTCCGTCCAGCGTCACGTTGCCGATATCCGGGCGACGTAATCCTGCCAGGATGCGTAAAAGTGATGATTTCCCACAACCGTTTGGCCCAAGTAATCCAACGGTCTTACCGGGCGCGACGTTGAGCGAGACATTGTTGACGATAACCTTTTTACCGACTTTCCAGGTCACATTTTCAGCGGCAATACTCATCACTTATTCCTTGAGCGGTAAATGATCACGGCAAAGAAGGGGACACCGACCAGGGCGGTTACCACGCCAACCGGCAAACTTTGCGGCGCTATCAATAAACGCGACGCGATATCCGCCAGCACCATCAGGATCGCGCCAGCAAGTGCGCTGGCAATAAGCAATGTGCGATG
It encodes:
- a CDS encoding ATP-binding cassette domain-containing protein translates to MSIAAENVTWKVGKKVIVNNVSLNVAPGKTVGLLGPNGCGKSSLLRILAGLRRPDIGNVTLDGKNLSRIPKKQLARRVAFVEQHGMTDANMRVRDVVKLGRIPHHSPFSNWSTHDDETVNAALQRVDMLEKCEQGWLSLSGGERQRVHIARALAQAPTEILLDEPTNHLDIHHQMQLMHLISELPVTSIVAIHDLNHASMFCDSLMVMQRGQIVATGTPQDILSEELLWDVFRVKTRIEISPFHGKKHIHFLV